The DNA sequence tggattgggaatccgacatacggatcttcccgaattagatttctaagtttgtaaaatcaaaTGTTGGCCGCCACTTAATTGTAACATTGTCGAAGATCCGATCGTTGAATCGTTCcgaaactttaggatgttgttctagaagcttattgAAACTCTTAGGAAGTTACGAATTGAAAAACCGAGGTGCTGATCTTCCCGATCAAGTTATGTAGGGTTATGGACCCTATCGTCGACCTTtgaccgacggttgacttttggtcaatggatTACAAATAATTCTAGAATGTCGTTGGCGATgtattttatgtaagttacgtgttctatcaATACAaattctgagatgtgatttgatatttgttctaggcgacgatcGTTCATGACACCGCGATATTTGTGTTACggagttgtagcgcggactTTAGGTGATTGGGTcgtttcttttatatagtatatacatatttgttagtttccatttatacattgAAAGAGAATTTACAACATATGCCTAGCTTAGACTAATGCTTATAAGAATTAGTGAAATAACGAAAAATTACGAAGTGATCATACCTACGACTATGAATGATATTATGTTGATTGGAACTATCGAACCactatggcatgactatatttatgttttatgctcaTCATTTGCTGCACCGGTGTTAGTGCTTGCCCAGGGTCAGGGCcaatctttcacgtgtatgttcacatcctcACCGCACacttgccttggatccaagtaggtgccagtccttttgtacaagttgcaataggcaactccgactcgcaTGTGACCGTGaatagcgccagtcttcacgtgattgtagcagtATAGTGtatatcattattacacccagtcctgttcatgTCAAAATATCTCTGcttgaactcgtgtgtcagcatgtgtTGATGAGCACTTGGTttgatatgtttgcttatgcaAAAAGTATATGATTACTGATGTCATGCACTTATATATGAACTATTGTGTTGTATTGATATCTTGATATTTTGCAGGCTACGGTGAGTATTTCCATACTATATGTAGTACGTATATCTTGGAAactatacaagttttacggcaatgggttataacgttttcaaaggtttttattaaaactttattttcaggtccactcacccttgtttttcgccccttcaGGTTTTAGTAGCTTAGCTTTCTTATTgatgaggattcttggcaaatcttggtgtagATGATTACCTTCGATGATATAATTTTCACCCTATCTTATTGTACTAtactgtacttatgctctgacatcatgtgtgaaatgagttcattcccgGTCACAGCatactcttatatttaggcacttttaggtttaaatttattcacatattccacCACACTACATTTTATGGTTTCATCACCTTCTAGATGTcagccagcacaactcgattaggagtccaagtggacattccgggttagggtgtgtcatgGTGCCTAGGCGGTTAGGCAGGGtttaggcgggcgcctaggcggcctaggcggatttgcacctaaaaaaaactatacttgtatggataataagtgtctatttacacctaaaaaaaactatacttgtatggataataaaagaatgataaaatgcaaaaatagaagtagaagaatacacaaattatatatattcaaaaagttcaatatttaaaaaacagtAAACATATAATCATAATGAGGAGGATTTGGATGATAGACTAAATTCTTCTTGTTCATGAATGATGATCCTTGCATTGGATTGGACATAAACTAAATTATTTAACCTTGTTGTAACTagtttattatttcttttctttgtatgtaTCCCCTCAAAAGTGCTCCAATTCGTTTCActattggatgaacttgtagtaaatccatcatttgcaaattaggtacaccatttccataagtatatcaccatgaaaccaaaagagaaaaaaagcacacaattaataaaaaatataaaaaaatataaaaaaaccgCCTAGGACCGCCTAGGTGCCGCCTAGCTCTCCACCTAGAAGCCGCCTAGCGCTAGCTCTAGACCGATTTTTCGAAACGATTTGCCCAAAATCGGGCCAGGCCTTCACCGCCTAGCGCCTAAGTGTTGCCTAGGCCAATTTTTAGAACACTATCTTCTACTCTCTACAATCTAAAATGGTCTTGATAGTGAATATCACTTAGCATTGGGATATGGCGTGTATTGTGAAAACATGGACAATCCTTATATAGTTGCTAGGATATCTCTCAATCAAATCTATCATTAAATGAAGAATCAGAATCATATAATTTATGTCCTATCTTAATAAGTCTTACCAAATAGGGATTACGTAATTGGTTAATAAGAGTTTAGACTCAATTATTTTAACCATATTGGGGCTGCAAGATCACTAAATACTAAGTCACTTATATAATATGTTACTCGAGAATCAAGTGATTTGATTGATAAGTCATTGGTActcacaatattttttttacattgcaAGCTCCAATGATGCTTCTAAACATAAGGCTTCattatctctattaattaatgaaaccctctttgttaaccaaaagaaggtgaaaatacaacttagtcttctatcacataAAAAagatgatgggcaataatgtaatttcacaggtccaaactttactatttttttattgaagcttcacttacaagtgatgttaaaatatctctaatatttaaaattaaaaaaaaaaccaaaaaaaaataaaaaatctcccactccccccacgttctctctctctctctctctctctctctctctctctctctctccttctcattttctaaaaaaatgtgttcatacgcacaaagtgtgtaggcaaatgcgAGTTTGTATTATAGGATTTGCATGACTTGGATAAGTTACTCGATTAAATGAATGTTGAATGAAAATATAGTATATTTTGTCCAAATGAAagcagaagatgaagaaatcatGAAATAAACTTATCCTTCCTAATACGCTAatccccacaaaaaaaaaaaatgagtggGATAAGCTTTCTTCtggatttcttcatcttctaccttcacttaaacaaatatataaatttgacatccatatttattttttactttcatTGAAGTTAGAGAGTTTTCCAAGCCAGCCCAATTCTAAACAACTAACAATCCCTCAGCCTCAGATTTCTGCGTTTGAGTGTGAGGCTTACCAGGAGTATTAATAGGTTTACTAGAAGTCATTCCAGCCTTTGCTATCAACTTATAGCATATTTTTCCTGATTCACAATAATACTACCATTCTCCTTGTAGGAAATCTGCAAACCCAAGAAGTATGTCAACTTATTGACTTTGTTCCTGATTCACAAgggatatttttttataaaaataaattaattttgtagTAGCAAGTAAGGCCATTTTTAATCGAAATGGCTAAATATAGCTCCTGTCAAGAATTATAGCcctgcaaaataatatttttaaatgaattgTGTCAGACCATACTcatataccatctccaaccgaaggggctAAACATAACcccctcaataattttttagttttaagtttatgctttaaatttattagttAATACAATTAACAACCGTTGAATGTTTTCAAATCTAgttgttgaatttgaatcaattattgcAATTGAAGAGCTGGACCACAAAAAATGGACTATGAGGGAAGGCTACATTTGGCTAGCCTAATGCTCATTTAGCCAAATAATGGTCTGATGGGCTCCATAGAATTATAGTCCAGCCATAAGTTGGAAATGAGTTTTTCGACAAATCAAGtcattttttttgcttttaaacATTTAACTTTCtttagagatggcctaagaaAGCTGCAAGCTGTAAATCATTAACTTTTGTTCTTTAGACCTATAGTTTCTCTATTCATATAAACTATAGAGCAGAATATATCTTTGCTCTTATTTTTATGTTTCCATCTCCATGGGTTTTTATACTTAAatttaattgaataaaaataaTCCCACGAATTTATTCCTTCAAATGGGAGACGAATCTATCATTAATTTGGAGCATAAAATAACCAGCAGCCCACCCTAAATTATGAAATTAGAGAAATTAATCATTAAATAACAGCTAAATGAGACTTTGTGGCCTAACTACAAAGAAATGTGGCAATCATTATCGAACATGGGTGCCACCCCGGAGTTTTGACACTATATACCCCAAAATCCAACTACTACGGCAGCTCCAAATTATAAATAAACACAATGAACCATTTACACAACACTTTCCGAATCAAAAGAATATCAAGACTTTCATAAAATGCATATAACATTGTACTACTGCTTCACCATCACCATTTTTTTGCTCCTTAATATCTCAAGAATTGCAGATGCTGCAACAAGGCAAACCAAGTACCTAAGCCAGGCCAACCAATTTATGGATCCTCAAAATGCTGCTCGGTCAGCCAACAGAATCCCACCATTGGCGTGGGATGCAAAGTTGGCAAAGTATGCACAATGGTACGCAAGCCAAAGGCGGTTCGACTGCGCGTTGAGGCACTCGAACGGGCCTTACGGGGAGAACATTTTCTGGGGGAGTGGCATCGAGTGGACGCCAGCTCAGGCAGTGACGGCTTGGGTTTCAGAACGGAAGTCTTACAATTACTGGGCAAATTCTTGTGCTACAAGGCAGCAATGTGGGCATTATACACAGATTGTGTGGAGGTCAACAAGCAAAGTTGGCTGTGCTAGAGTCAATTGTTTTGGTGGTAGGGGTGTCTTCATGGTTTGCAACTATGACCCTCCGGGGAATTACATTGGAGAAAGGCCTTACTAAagtaattaattttccttaaatttttcataaaaattgTTTGCTACATACATATGCACTCCTATACCTTCATGTGCCTTTGTGGCAATTGAGTACGCATCATTATGTGTATTTTTGTTAATCTATGTCCCGGATAActactaaaattaataaaaggtgCATGAACTTTGAGGATGATTGAATTCATAGTTGTATCATTTTCCTTTACATAGGTTCCTCTTGAATAACTGGTGCCATCACATGGATAAaatctttttgggttttgcgtTGTCAAGCCATGCACACTCATTTTAGCTTCTCAGACACCCTTCTTTATTTTAGATAATCAGATTGattaaatcaaatgaaaacaatgatatcaaagaaaaaaacaaaattaaataggAGAGGTAAGAGGCTGTTAAGGGGGGCGTGTTTATTGTTTAACATTTCCCTTATCATATTTCTTATCTGACGATTTGTCATATGACAATTTAGCAATATTATATATGTGCATAATTTAGGAGTGTCCAATAAGTAAATAATATTTCTCTATTTCGTCACCATATAAACTTGGGCTTTCCGaataaaacacacacacacacacacacatatatatatatagggataagATCAAGGAAAGATTTTGACAAATATTTTGACACTTCTTTTTAACCTTTAGATTTTATTAAGTAAATAATATTTCTCTATTTCGTCACCATATAAACTTGGGTTTTCCGaataaaacacacacacacacacacatatatatatatatagggataagATCAAGGAAAGattttgacaaatatttttacacttcttTTTAACCTTTAGATTTTATATCATCCAATGGTCCTAATTAAAAGTGATGTGGAGgatttaaatcaataaataacaTGAAtgatgacatggaatataaataatcataaataaataaaatctgcAAAACGTAGGAGGGAGGGATGAAGACCTCCATTGATTTCGTGAAAGCCCAGAACAACCGAATTTGGTCTTTCTTCATGACAATTTGACCACAAGGAATAAAGGGTGATAATTACAACTTAAGAACTATCTAAAATTGAAGATATCAAAGTTTTACCATAACCCAATTCTCACCCAAAGATACTAAGAACGAAGacttaatttagggtttaattttgtttatttaacatgtgacgacccgtcccaatTGTCATTATAATTTTCTTTCCTGAGTATGTGAGATGACAATTATGCCCTCGGTGGCTTAGTGACGTGGATGTACATATGTAGTTTTAAATAATCTTCTTTGCTATCGTAATAAAATcgtactcgacgtcacgaacgcGTCGATGCGAGTTAGGGTCGAATCGGATTCCTAATGAAAATGTTGCGACGATTAAAGAACGAGTTAGGGTAGAAATATATTGTTGGGTTGactatattttattcaccaaTCAATTAGTTCTTGTTATGTCTAGCCCAATCAGATTTTAGGTTGAATTGTTATTTTCCTTGGGCTAATTGGACCTTAaaactttctctctttctctttctctttctcacgGCAGCCCAATCAGGGCCttacttcttttctttctggcCAATCCatgatcacacacacacatgtacacacacacacacacacgtatcTTTCACCCTCTCCTTCTTTCTCGATTCTTCTTCCCTTTCGTACAATCGTGAGACCACCACACTCAAACCATACCAAAACATCACAGATCAAGTCCTTGGACACTACCATCATCTTCTTCACAACCTCATTCACACCTTTGTTTCCTCGAACGGTCATCGGAAACATAAGAACGGCCCAGAAGCTCTGCCACGGTGGGTTTTAAGGACGTTGTGATCATGGATGATTTGCATGATTTTAAGGCTCGGGATAGACTCTAAGAAACTCCCTTACCATCTTGGAGTGGGATTGTAGTGGTTTGGACATCGAAACACACGGGTTTATGAAGTTGTAGAGTTGGCAAGAGGTATCAAAGGAAATTCTGACCATTTTCCGTTGGTTTTAGGACCTCAAATAGAAACCGGCGAACCAGATGGCGGCAGGCGGCGGACTCCAGCGAGTCACCGGAGAAGAAGGAGCATATCcgttaactttaacggaatattctaatgGTGTTAGATGAAACGTACCCCAAGGACAAGTGTGGACAAGCGAGATTAAGGGGGGCTACGATCCTgctacttatcagtgagtgggcatttgcttcctatatatatatcgtGGTTTCCAGAACATTTTTATAATGATTTATGCTTTAAATGCCATGTTGAAAATGAGTTGCATTTTAAGTATTGCATTATTATAAATCGTGAATTATATCATTTGATGTTGCGGAggctcaggtaagcttcaggtgagtatattgtGATGGTATTGGTTGCATGACACATTGTTATGCATaaatgcatttagagctcatcattgttgcaccccgatgttagtgctcccgcctgaggctagggcacagtccttcacatgatgttcacctcttgcatcacacgctcaccttggatctaagttTGGTGCTAGccctgtcatacagaccacaataggtggttccgactcgtaggtgacttgccacgcaaccttcacgtgatcgtagcacttgagcgtatatATTTACACTCtgccctgtcgtacagaccaccataggtggttccgactcatgtgctaGCATATATTGATGAGCTATAGGtccagtcgtacatgtcacattaggtgactccgattggcatattattttatattaatttcacctggcttacatCTTTTGGTGCGGAAACgttatggcatggcatacttcagTTTTTACTGACCTTGTGCATTGATATTCATATGTATATACGTAGCATTATTTTTTGGaactatacgggttttacagtgaggggttattatgttcagaaaagataaatgtgttttcaaacgttttgtttttgcccactcacctttttgttttgcgcccctccaagtcCTAGGTACCTGTACAtcttggtggctcacgaggacttCTCGGTGGTTCTGACGATCTACTAAATAACTGTAGGGATCTTCTCCCTGTATGTACAATTAATACTTAGTTAATTCGACTGCATTTTCGTTTACCGATGCTCTGATATGTGTGTATCTTATACTTGATCACTTCCACGCACTTACATATTATCTCTAGTTTAAGTAagtttagttttggtttttactTAGTcacattttcttattattatcaTCACTTATGTTGCGCatttggctacgtcaccctcacatgACGGCCAACACGTCTCAacttcggtcggggtgtgtcaatttggtatcagagccctaGGTTGGGCAGTCCTGTATTTTTGTTTAAGCCCTAATTATTTTGGTATCTTATGTCAGAACCATGctgcctcgtagagagccacatACTTCTTCTGAGTCTAATTTTCCAGATATTGGACAACTTGGTGAAGCTATTGCTAATGTTATTCAGTATTCACTTTGTCCTTTTCGAGACAGTATATAACTTGAAGTTAAATAATTTCTTTGGCAATGAGGAGTTCGAGGGAGCTGAGCGTTGGCTCAACCATGTTGAGAAAACCTTTCGGGTGATGCAGCAATAGAAAAATATTTCTAATGATAGATGGGTCGAGACAACCACTTGGTTCTTGTGTTAGGAGgctgcatcttggtggagacaAGAATCTTTTCAGTTGATAGCTGAAAATGCCACAAATTGGGAGATTTTCAAGCATTTATTTCAGAGGAGATTTTTACCTCCGAAGTATTTGGATCATAAGAGGGAAGAATTCTCGAATTTGAAACAGGGGAAAATGTCAGTTATAGATTACCATCGAAAGTTCACAAATTTATCTCGATATTGTCCAGAGATTGTTGCAAATCCTGCTGAGATGCTCCGACATTTTAAGTGGGGTACTCGTAAGGAGTTGCGTTCTATGGCTACTTTGACTCCTTGTTTTACATATCAAGAATTTCTTGAGGTTCTACTCTGGGTTGAGGACTCCGAGAATGCTCCAGATGATAGTgatgaggaggaagagaaaGGTAATGCTCAGAAAAATAATACTAGTAAGGATAAAGGGCAATAATCCCACTATCTTCGTAAGACACATAATTTTAAATGAAGTGGTACTAGCTCTGGTTCATCCAGTGGTGGTTCGAGTTCTACTGCGCCATGGAGGGGCAGCCGATCTTCAGGAGGTTTCCGATTCCAGAGACAGAGATTCTAACAGTTCTGGTGCTCCACTTTGTTGAAGATGCAATAATCGACATTTTGAGGAGTGTAGACGAGGTAGCAgtggatgttttacttgtggcCAGATGGGGCATTTGGCCAACCAATGCTCGCAGAATCAGTAGAAACCgcataatcactaaagggagaattgaaagtaagtttcaattcacaatcaattagtaagagttctaatcgctcactgcctcgctaaaagaaacctaatggatcaCACACTGTGTAAGGTAATGATGGAAGGATATAAcaaagatgagtaaggacaGCTAAATAGTTTAGTTGTGTATGATCAagaataattaattagttatttaATCATACGAAAGGTTAATATTGGGCTTCGGAGCCCAAATggtttttggtccacaaggtCCATtgagtttaagttgtatgaaaaactaaaacaaaatgggaacTAACCCTATAACTTCTACCAAGGCCAGCCATACAGAGAGGGAGTGTGATGGTGGaattattacaagtttgccactcacttggaAAGAgatataaaggcaactttatagccttAACCTCATTATGGTTTTCTTTAAAGAAATATGAGAGAACATAAGCCCTCATTTTCTCTTTAGGAGGCTAGCCATGTAGGAGGGGGATACTATCATCTTCCTCCTCCTATATCACTCATGTTCTTCCCTCAATCCTTCCTTGGTGTCGAAACTTAGAGGCATCCACGTTTGGTGGCttttggagaatcctttcttcCATTCAAATCCAAGAAGACATGGAGTTAAAAAGTAAAGttcatccatccatatccatggagccaaggagcaAGGATGCAAAGGAATGAATGCTCTGAAAAGCAAAGAGgagcttcaaaggtataaagtatctcaactcattttttattttgagtggagtcttggttcaccaccaCTAATAgtctttgaatttcatggtttaagttttgttttagagtgcatacaagcatgttTCCATCACTTAATTTTTAAATGCTTGTGTTATGTTGCTCAGTGAACttagtttataaaaaattatccttCAAGAAGTGACTATGAggagaatttattaataaaaaaactacAATATGTCAAGGGGACATGAAGCCAAACCCTGACCACTTAAAGAGTTCGTAAAAAACAAGTCAAAACCTCTTTTGGCAAAACCTATAACAAGGAAGTTGAGAAAGgttatgagaataagcagctacAACACAAGGAAGGCATGAAACACACCAATGAACACTAGGGTCATCAACATTATATTGGCAAAACAATCAGTAACTTGATTACCCCCactaaaaatatgagaaatatgAACCTGCATGGAGGATACCTTTCATTAAATATGTA is a window from the Malus domestica chromosome 16, GDT2T_hap1 genome containing:
- the LOC103416696 gene encoding pathogenesis-related protein PR-1-like encodes the protein MHITLYYCFTITIFLLLNISRIADAATRQTKYLSQANQFMDPQNAARSANRIPPLAWDAKLAKYAQWYASQRRFDCALRHSNGPYGENIFWGSGIEWTPAQAVTAWVSERKSYNYWANSCATRQQCGHYTQIVWRSTSKVGCARVNCFGGRGVFMVCNYDPPGNYIGERPY